One Coleofasciculaceae cyanobacterium genomic region harbors:
- a CDS encoding peptidase domain-containing ABC transporter gives MLYKCVRQHNEEDCGAACLATIAKHHGRNFSLSHIRQVVGTGQLGTNMLGLNKGAEAIGFDAYAVRATDELIERLNEAPLPAIIHWKGEHWVVLYGKQQKQYIIADPAIGIRRLSLQQLLEGWKNGVMLLLEPQETFFQLQDDQIGGIWQLVKSLRPYRLILLEALLLNLIIGLLLLATPILIQILTDDVLVRGDSQLLVRIAIAMAVMTMIASALEWVQAILITHFSQRLELGIALEFGRQILRLPLDYYETHRSNEVVSRLKDIRELNQLLSQILLQLPVWLFTAACSLGLMLLYSWQLTASVAAIVVLMFVTTILFFPVMQQKTRQVIVADAENQGFLLESFKGALTLKAANAAPQAWSETQNRFARFSSLSFSTIQLGIVNLVSSRLFSGLGKIFVLWYGGTLVIKQQLTLGQLVAFNSLNTNVINLGIYLVSWIEEFALARIAAERLAEVINTPAEIADDKDYHWAEISGEEDLSCANLVFAHPGNYNLFENFSLTIPGGKVTTIIGQSGCGKSTLIKLLAGLYPPESGNIRLGKYNLQDLAIECLRSQVVLVPQEAFFWSRTIVDNFRWSNPHVSFEDIVRACQIAVADEFISELPDKYNTILGEFGANISGGQRQRLALARAIVGDPPVLILDEATNALDPTTENLVLSQLLAARHGKTTISISHRPRVIVKSDWVVLLEAGQVEFAGHPDGLKRIEQYQDYVV, from the coding sequence ATGTTATATAAATGTGTGCGTCAACACAATGAAGAGGATTGTGGAGCAGCTTGTCTGGCAACCATTGCTAAGCACCACGGACGTAATTTTAGTCTGAGTCATATTAGACAGGTAGTGGGGACGGGACAGTTAGGAACAAATATGCTGGGGTTAAATAAGGGTGCAGAAGCGATCGGGTTTGATGCTTATGCAGTTCGCGCCACAGATGAACTAATTGAACGGTTAAATGAAGCTCCCTTACCTGCGATTATTCATTGGAAAGGTGAGCATTGGGTAGTCTTATACGGTAAGCAACAAAAACAATATATAATTGCCGATCCAGCGATTGGTATACGCCGTCTGAGTCTCCAACAACTGTTAGAGGGTTGGAAAAATGGCGTAATGCTGCTGTTAGAGCCACAGGAAACGTTTTTTCAGCTTCAAGATGACCAGATTGGGGGAATTTGGCAGCTGGTTAAAAGTTTGCGCCCCTATCGCTTAATTTTGTTAGAGGCATTGCTGCTGAATTTAATTATTGGGCTGTTGCTACTGGCGACACCAATTTTAATTCAAATCTTGACGGATGATGTCTTAGTTAGGGGAGATAGTCAACTGCTGGTGCGAATTGCGATCGCCATGGCGGTGATGACGATGATTGCCAGTGCTTTAGAGTGGGTACAGGCTATTTTGATTACCCACTTTAGCCAACGTTTAGAATTAGGCATTGCCTTGGAGTTTGGACGGCAAATTTTACGCTTACCCCTAGATTATTATGAAACCCATCGCAGTAATGAGGTGGTTAGCCGTTTAAAGGATATTCGAGAATTAAATCAGTTGCTGTCGCAAATTCTGCTGCAACTTCCAGTCTGGTTATTTACCGCAGCTTGTTCTCTCGGTCTGATGCTGTTATATAGTTGGCAGCTAACAGCAAGTGTGGCAGCGATCGTCGTGTTGATGTTTGTCACGACAATTTTATTTTTCCCCGTAATGCAGCAAAAAACGAGACAGGTAATTGTGGCTGATGCGGAAAATCAAGGTTTTTTATTGGAATCTTTTAAAGGTGCGTTGACTCTCAAGGCTGCTAATGCCGCGCCCCAGGCTTGGTCTGAGACTCAAAACCGTTTTGCTCGCTTTTCCAGTCTTAGCTTTAGTACGATTCAACTGGGAATTGTTAATCTAGTTTCTTCTCGATTATTTTCGGGGTTGGGTAAGATTTTTGTGTTGTGGTATGGCGGGACTTTGGTAATTAAACAGCAGCTAACTCTGGGTCAGTTGGTAGCTTTTAATAGCCTCAACACCAATGTAATTAATCTAGGAATTTATCTTGTCAGTTGGATCGAAGAATTTGCTTTAGCTAGAATTGCTGCCGAACGTTTGGCCGAAGTAATCAATACTCCTGCCGAGATTGCTGATGACAAAGACTATCATTGGGCAGAGATATCTGGAGAGGAAGATCTAAGCTGCGCTAATCTGGTCTTTGCTCATCCTGGTAACTATAATTTGTTTGAAAATTTTTCTTTAACCATTCCTGGAGGCAAGGTAACCACGATTATCGGTCAGTCTGGCTGTGGCAAAAGCACTCTCATAAAACTATTAGCTGGACTTTATCCTCCTGAGTCGGGCAATATTCGCCTGGGTAAATATAATCTCCAAGATCTGGCCATAGAATGTTTGCGATCGCAAGTTGTTTTAGTGCCACAAGAAGCCTTTTTTTGGAGTCGTACTATTGTGGATAACTTTCGCTGGAGTAATCCCCATGTTAGCTTTGAAGACATTGTTCGGGCTTGTCAAATTGCCGTTGCCGATGAATTTATTAGTGAATTACCAGATAAGTACAACACCATCTTAGGCGAGTTTGGGGCAAATATTTCTGGGGGGCAAAGACAAAGGTTAGCCTTAGCGAGGGCGATTGTTGGCGATCCGCCAGTGCTGATTTTAGATGAGGCGACTAACGCTCTCGATCCTACGACTGAAAACTTAGTTTTGAGTC
- a CDS encoding CHAT domain-containing protein, which translates to MSTYSNQRKPRPISYYFLLLCAGAIAELVINIAASTVLIQPSIAATNSELSSQANLLPAGRLAYQAGRYQEAKILWQKAYRQFVAAGNIIAQAQSLNYLALTCHKLGEWQLAEQYLAQSLQLLPRHDSDVNGLKITAQTLNTQGRLELAKGKTEAALASWQQAAVIYQQIGDEEGLLGVTINQIQAWQSFGLYRRAQKRLKQIAPKFAAQSDLSLKIIGLRSLGTALRVTGDLEAAYKTLHQSVTLAQKLNLPEEASASLFSLGNTAVSLKDYEPAIDFYQQAAALTARPLLKIEAQLNQLNLFVLTAQWQQAEDLRNQIQADLANLSVNPSRKVVYARVNLAKRSIELNDRTKNPKYFNQTKDLLQVAMQQAQELEDLQAESYALGVLGHLYEKNQQPAEGSKYTKRAVYLAQQISNDDLTYQWQWQLGRLYRTLDNHQGAIASYSEAVNALESLRGDLVVTNRDAQFSFRNNIEPVYRDLVDLLLTVRNGRPVSQSYLSQARQTIEYLQLAELNDFFREACIDATPTNIDRVDLEAAVIYPIILSDRLEVVVSLPDKSLRHYTHVIAQTKLESIIERLRQTLQIRSRRQFYAPAQKLYRWLITPVLKDLADNNIKTIVFVPDGTFRNIPLAALHDGKQYLIEQYNVALTSGLQLLAPVPLEEVKLRTLAAGITQQRRGFSALQYVDRELTNIQNQTDSKVLRDDRFTQKILRENVATDQFRIVHIATHGQFSSNLEDTFLLAWDSNIGIKELENILKSVDPKQKKAIELLVLSACETASGDKRATLGLAGIAVRAGARTTLATLWTVYDESTAMTMSDFYQQITQPQRLNKAHALRQAQLSLLHSRDFKHPYYWAAFVMLGNWL; encoded by the coding sequence ATGTCAACTTACTCGAATCAGCGAAAACCTAGACCAATCAGTTATTATTTCTTGTTGTTGTGTGCAGGAGCGATCGCCGAGTTAGTTATCAATATTGCTGCCAGCACAGTATTAATCCAGCCTAGTATCGCTGCTACCAACTCAGAATTATCATCTCAGGCAAATTTATTACCCGCAGGTCGATTGGCTTATCAGGCAGGAAGATATCAAGAGGCAAAAATACTATGGCAAAAAGCATACAGACAGTTTGTCGCAGCTGGTAACATCATTGCTCAAGCTCAAAGTCTCAATTATTTAGCTTTAACCTGCCACAAATTAGGGGAATGGCAACTTGCCGAACAATATCTGGCTCAAAGTCTTCAACTGCTCCCAAGGCATGATTCGGATGTAAACGGGCTAAAAATTACCGCCCAAACCTTAAATACTCAAGGCAGATTAGAGCTAGCCAAGGGCAAAACAGAGGCAGCTTTAGCAAGTTGGCAACAGGCAGCAGTAATTTATCAGCAAATTGGCGATGAAGAAGGATTATTAGGAGTTACAATCAACCAAATTCAAGCATGGCAGAGTTTTGGGCTATACCGTCGCGCACAGAAAAGATTAAAGCAGATTGCGCCTAAATTTGCCGCACAAAGCGACCTTAGTTTAAAAATTATCGGTCTACGCAGCCTGGGTACTGCCTTGAGAGTAACGGGAGATTTAGAAGCTGCATATAAGACGTTACACCAGAGTGTTACTTTGGCTCAAAAATTGAATTTACCTGAAGAAGCCAGTGCCTCACTTTTTAGTTTGGGTAACACCGCTGTATCTTTAAAAGATTATGAACCAGCAATTGACTTCTATCAACAGGCTGCTGCGCTCACGGCTCGACCGCTACTCAAGATAGAAGCACAGCTCAACCAGCTAAATCTATTTGTTTTGACTGCACAATGGCAACAGGCAGAAGATTTGCGTAATCAGATCCAAGCTGACCTAGCCAACTTGAGCGTCAATCCCAGTCGTAAAGTAGTCTATGCCCGCGTTAATCTAGCTAAACGTTCGATAGAGCTAAACGATCGCACTAAGAACCCCAAATATTTCAATCAAACTAAAGACTTATTACAAGTGGCAATGCAGCAGGCTCAAGAGCTAGAGGATCTCCAAGCAGAGTCCTATGCTTTGGGCGTACTGGGGCATCTCTATGAAAAAAATCAGCAGCCAGCAGAGGGCAGCAAATACACCAAACGCGCAGTCTATCTGGCTCAACAAATCAGCAATGATGATTTAACCTATCAGTGGCAATGGCAATTAGGCAGATTATATCGGACTTTAGATAATCATCAAGGTGCGATCGCTTCTTATAGTGAAGCCGTCAATGCTTTGGAATCGCTGCGGGGCGATTTAGTAGTAACCAATAGAGATGCTCAGTTTTCTTTCCGCAACAACATTGAACCTGTTTATCGCGATCTGGTCGATCTGTTACTTACTGTCAGAAACGGTCGTCCCGTCAGTCAAAGCTACTTATCACAGGCAAGACAAACTATTGAATATCTTCAGCTAGCCGAATTAAATGACTTCTTCCGAGAGGCTTGTATTGATGCTACCCCAACCAATATTGATCGCGTCGATCTTGAGGCTGCGGTGATCTATCCAATTATTTTAAGCGATCGCCTTGAGGTAGTAGTCAGCTTACCCGATAAATCTCTACGCCACTATACCCATGTCATTGCTCAAACAAAATTAGAATCGATTATCGAAAGGCTACGTCAAACTCTACAAATTAGAAGTCGTCGTCAATTTTATGCCCCAGCCCAAAAGCTTTATCGCTGGTTAATTACCCCTGTTTTAAAAGACTTAGCAGACAACAACATCAAAACTATTGTCTTTGTCCCCGACGGTACTTTTCGGAATATTCCTCTAGCTGCGCTTCATGATGGCAAGCAATATTTAATTGAACAATATAATGTCGCTCTGACTTCAGGACTACAGCTTCTTGCCCCTGTACCTCTTGAAGAAGTGAAACTCAGAACTCTGGCAGCGGGTATTACCCAACAAAGACGGGGTTTTTCGGCTTTGCAGTACGTCGATCGAGAATTAACTAATATTCAAAATCAAACTGACAGTAAGGTGTTGCGGGACGATCGCTTTACTCAAAAGATTCTGCGCGAAAATGTTGCCACTGACCAGTTTCGCATTGTTCATATTGCTACCCACGGCCAATTTAGCTCTAATCTAGAAGATACTTTTCTCCTTGCCTGGGATAGTAACATTGGCATTAAGGAACTCGAAAACATCCTCAAAAGTGTCGATCCCAAGCAAAAAAAAGCGATCGAGCTATTAGTCCTTAGTGCTTGCGAAACTGCATCAGGTGATAAGAGAGCTACTTTAGGTTTAGCAGGGATAGCAGTGCGGGCAGGAGCTAGAACTACTTTGGCTACTCTCTGGACAGTATATGATGAGTCTACCGCTATGACTATGAGTGATTTTTATCAGCAAATTACTCAACCACAACGATTAAATAAAGCTCATGCTCTACGCCAAGCTCAGTTAAGTCTACTCCACTCTCGCGATTTCAAACATCCCTACTATTGGGCGGCTTTTGTCATGCTGGGCAATTGGCTATAG
- the stpA gene encoding glucosylglycerol 3-phosphatase, translating to MTVKDASLSSRSLSLDHQSLSQMLIERENMLIIQDLDGVCMGLVKDPLTRVMEARYLESVKALGNHFFVLTNGEHIGQRGVNGIVERTLDGNSLVSEQGMYLPGLAGGGVQWQDCYGKVEHPGVSDPEMAFLKSIPDKVADYLRQLGQQPKYSLNQAQLAEYIQATVLDNQVSPTANLNVFHEIFSDRPELYAELQQEMKRLTDRLLQEAKEQGLADSFFVHYAPNLGRDEHGVEIMQPAQGNDSGTTDFQFMLRGAIKEVGVLVILNHYYYLQTGEYPLGKEFNAREAPSKQQDLLKLVRDNFATEIMPTIVGVGDTVTSKAVKKDGQIEFKRGGSDRGFLELIQALGREFDTDNVVIYVDSSGGEVKNRQALKLDHSDPQAVKVIQGPGDSGDTTDPLTLNFVFPGGHLQYLDFFGQVAKARNLAQ from the coding sequence ATGACTGTTAAAGATGCTTCTCTGTCCTCGCGATCGCTATCCTTAGATCATCAAAGTCTCAGTCAAATGCTGATTGAGCGAGAGAATATGCTAATTATTCAAGACCTTGACGGTGTATGTATGGGGTTGGTCAAAGACCCATTAACGCGGGTGATGGAAGCTCGATATCTCGAATCAGTCAAAGCTTTGGGCAATCATTTTTTTGTCTTAACTAATGGTGAACATATAGGTCAGCGAGGAGTTAACGGTATTGTTGAACGAACTTTGGATGGTAACAGTTTAGTCAGTGAACAAGGGATGTATTTGCCAGGTTTAGCTGGAGGGGGGGTACAGTGGCAAGATTGTTATGGCAAAGTCGAGCATCCAGGGGTAAGTGATCCAGAAATGGCGTTTTTAAAATCAATACCAGATAAAGTAGCCGATTATCTACGACAATTAGGTCAGCAGCCGAAATATAGTCTTAACCAAGCTCAATTAGCAGAATATATCCAAGCGACGGTATTAGATAATCAAGTCTCGCCTACAGCAAATCTCAACGTTTTTCATGAAATATTTAGCGATCGCCCTGAGCTATATGCCGAGCTTCAACAAGAAATGAAAAGACTAACAGATCGTTTGCTGCAAGAAGCAAAAGAACAGGGTTTAGCAGATTCCTTTTTTGTGCATTATGCTCCCAATTTAGGCAGAGATGAGCATGGAGTAGAAATTATGCAGCCAGCCCAAGGTAATGATTCGGGGACTACCGACTTTCAGTTTATGCTGCGGGGAGCAATTAAGGAAGTGGGAGTATTAGTTATTCTCAACCATTACTATTACTTACAAACTGGTGAATATCCTTTAGGAAAAGAGTTTAATGCCAGAGAAGCTCCTAGTAAACAGCAAGATTTGCTTAAATTAGTTAGAGACAACTTTGCGACTGAAATCATGCCAACTATAGTTGGGGTAGGGGATACGGTAACCAGCAAAGCAGTAAAAAAAGACGGTCAGATTGAGTTTAAGCGGGGCGGAAGCGATCGCGGATTTTTGGAACTAATCCAAGCCTTGGGTAGAGAGTTTGATACCGATAATGTAGTTATTTATGTAGACAGCAGTGGCGGAGAGGTCAAAAACCGTCAGGCACTCAAGCTAGACCATAGCGATCCTCAAGCAGTTAAAGTCATCCAAGGCCCAGGCGACTCTGGAGATACAACAGATCCTCTAACCTTAAATTTCGTTTTTCCTGGGGGACATTTACAATATTTAGACTTTTTTGGTCAGGTAGCTAAAGCCAGAAATTTAGCTCAGTAA